One genomic region from Hyalangium ruber encodes:
- a CDS encoding M14 family metallopeptidase — MSKSVASVFAVAALSLSPLAAQAGPSPETQETIVARVSFQSREDLNRLAETLDLTAAVDNQKKTVEALLTPEQYEVLRKEGRRVERLEEQTQQLNAPRDGFSTTSISGYPCYRTVNETYTSMANLAATYPNIAEWQDIGDSWDKVTAGGNPGDDMRVLVLTNKWLLGPKPRLFLMSAIHAREYTTAEMAARFAEQVASRYGTDADATWLLDHHELHVIVQSNPDGRRIAETGLSKRKNTNTTQGACNTTTWGVDLNRNSTFDWGGSGSSTSHCNETYRGSAAGSEPETQALENYILSIFPDQRGPNSTDPAPADATGVMISLHSYGGYVLYPWGTSTTPPPNATQLRTLGRKFNYFNGYQACQVASCLYAASGSTDAFAYGRLGIASYTFEMGGSFFESCSTFENTIVPKNMPALWYAFKAARRPYQVAAGPDSVNLTLSASTVTAGTPVTLTAQANDTRYGTNGGTEASQAIAAARYSIDLPSWVPSIPTYAMSPVDGAFSSSIESVQATVFTSGLTPGRHTLFVESQDANGNWGVPTAIFLNVQ, encoded by the coding sequence ATGTCGAAGTCCGTCGCAAGTGTCTTCGCAGTTGCAGCGCTGTCCCTCTCCCCCCTCGCCGCCCAGGCTGGCCCCTCGCCAGAGACGCAGGAGACCATCGTCGCGCGGGTCTCGTTCCAGTCCCGCGAGGATCTCAACCGCCTGGCGGAGACGCTGGACCTGACGGCGGCGGTGGACAACCAGAAGAAGACGGTGGAGGCGCTGCTCACGCCCGAGCAGTACGAGGTGCTGCGCAAGGAAGGCCGCCGCGTGGAGCGGCTCGAGGAGCAGACCCAGCAACTGAACGCACCGCGCGACGGCTTCTCCACCACGAGCATCTCCGGCTACCCGTGCTACCGCACGGTGAACGAGACGTACACCAGCATGGCGAACCTGGCCGCCACCTACCCGAACATCGCCGAGTGGCAGGACATTGGCGACAGCTGGGACAAGGTGACGGCCGGCGGTAACCCCGGCGATGACATGCGGGTGCTGGTGCTCACGAACAAGTGGCTCCTGGGGCCCAAGCCGCGCCTGTTCCTGATGAGCGCCATCCACGCGCGCGAGTACACCACCGCGGAGATGGCCGCGCGCTTCGCCGAGCAGGTGGCCAGCCGCTACGGCACGGACGCGGACGCCACTTGGCTGTTGGATCACCACGAACTGCACGTCATCGTCCAGTCCAACCCGGACGGCCGCCGCATTGCGGAGACGGGGCTGAGCAAGCGCAAGAACACGAACACCACCCAGGGCGCCTGCAACACCACCACGTGGGGAGTGGACCTCAACCGCAACAGCACCTTCGACTGGGGCGGCTCGGGCTCGAGCACCAGCCACTGCAATGAGACGTACCGGGGGAGCGCGGCGGGCTCGGAGCCGGAGACGCAGGCGCTGGAGAACTACATCCTGTCGATCTTCCCGGATCAGCGCGGGCCGAACTCCACGGATCCGGCGCCGGCGGACGCCACGGGCGTGATGATCAGCCTGCACAGCTACGGCGGCTACGTGCTCTACCCGTGGGGAACGAGCACCACGCCCCCGCCGAACGCCACGCAACTGCGCACGCTGGGGCGCAAGTTCAACTACTTCAACGGCTACCAGGCCTGCCAGGTGGCCAGCTGCCTCTACGCGGCCTCGGGCTCCACGGACGCCTTCGCCTACGGGCGGCTGGGCATCGCTTCATACACCTTCGAGATGGGCGGGTCGTTCTTCGAGAGCTGCAGCACCTTCGAGAACACCATCGTCCCGAAGAACATGCCGGCGCTGTGGTACGCCTTCAAGGCGGCGCGGCGGCCGTACCAGGTGGCCGCGGGCCCGGACTCCGTCAACCTCACGCTGTCGGCCAGCACGGTGACAGCGGGCACGCCGGTGACGCTCACGGCTCAGGCCAATGACACCCGATACGGCACCAACGGCGGCACCGAGGCCTCACAGGCCATCGCCGCCGCGCGCTACAGCATCGACCTGCCGTCGTGGGTGCCGAGCATCCCGACGTACGCGATGAGCCCGGTGGACGGCGCCTTCAGCAGCAGCATCGAGTCGGTGCAGGCCACGGTCTTCACCTCGGGGCTGACGCCGGGCCGGCACACGCTCTTCGTCGAGAGCCAGGACGCGAACGGCAACTGGGGCGTGCCCACCGCCATCTTCCTGAACGTGCAGTAG
- a CDS encoding helix-turn-helix domain-containing protein, giving the protein MPLVLPPLRNRRGDLRLLAEHFVRAHAPRAQAVKFTPAALARLEQHSWPGNIRELRKVVCRALLVRQGPRIDARDISFDEELHRAPEETAVPALELPAGVTLEQMMQRLERQLIESTLRRCRNNKDRAARELGLARSSLFKRLKEWGLGQAEE; this is encoded by the coding sequence ATGCCGCTGGTGCTGCCGCCGCTGCGCAACCGGCGCGGAGACCTCCGGCTGCTGGCGGAGCACTTCGTGCGGGCCCACGCTCCGCGAGCGCAGGCGGTGAAGTTCACTCCGGCCGCCCTGGCCCGACTCGAGCAGCACTCCTGGCCTGGGAACATCCGCGAGCTGCGCAAGGTGGTGTGCCGCGCCCTGCTCGTGCGCCAGGGCCCCAGAATCGATGCCCGCGACATCTCCTTCGATGAGGAGTTGCACCGCGCGCCCGAGGAGACGGCGGTCCCTGCACTGGAGCTGCCGGCGGGAGTCACGCTGGAGCAGATGATGCAGCGACTGGAGCGACAGCTCATCGAGAGCACCCTGCGCCGCTGCCGCAACAACAAAGACCGCGCCGCCCGAGAGCTGGGGCTGGCCCGCTCCTCCCTCTTCAAGCGTCTGAAGGAGTGGGGCCTCGGCCAGGCGGAAGAATGA
- a CDS encoding PQQ-binding-like beta-propeller repeat protein has translation MLYTGTEVDKTGPSGKSWLRKLDGLTGRVLWERSYPCQGAREPKKVDAGVFATPLVGSGDVSDRVIFTLSRCPGFTDGLMVALDKATGEEVWRKPLDNYAWSSPTACKDEQSHTFILQGDLLGTVPCSTGAPARSWTRPSSAASSRPLPPSSATWRCSPPEDSGSTACAEHPFTRKLD, from the coding sequence GTGCTCTACACTGGCACCGAGGTGGACAAGACGGGCCCCAGCGGCAAGTCCTGGCTGCGCAAGCTGGACGGGCTCACCGGCCGCGTCCTCTGGGAGCGCTCCTATCCGTGCCAGGGCGCGCGCGAGCCGAAGAAGGTGGACGCGGGCGTGTTCGCCACGCCGCTGGTGGGCTCGGGCGACGTGAGTGACCGCGTCATCTTCACCCTCTCGCGCTGCCCAGGCTTCACCGACGGGCTCATGGTGGCGCTCGACAAGGCCACCGGCGAGGAGGTGTGGCGCAAGCCCCTGGACAACTACGCCTGGTCCTCGCCCACCGCCTGCAAGGACGAGCAGAGCCACACCTTCATCCTCCAGGGCGACCTCCTCGGCACCGTGCCCTGCTCGACGGGCGCACCGGCGAGGAGCTGGACTCGCCCAAGCTCAGCGGCCTCATCAAGGCCTCTCCCGCCATCTTCGGCGACATGGCGGTGCTCGCCACCCGAGGACAGTGGATCCACGGCCTGCGCTGAGCACCCTTTCACAAGAAAGCTGGATTAA
- a CDS encoding potassium channel family protein: protein MKFLSSQLAYFFADATARRNIRALLRLLLLLAVLVVSYTVVFHVVMAWEGQEHSWLTGLYWTLTVMTTLGFGDITFQSDLGRFFSIVVLLSGVIFLLVLLPFTFIQFFYSPWMEAQQQQRAPRQLPETTSGHVVLTHYGPVTISLISRLEFYGRAYVVLEEDLARALELHDRGIKVMVGARDDQQTYRNLRIDRAAMLVAGGDDFLNTNIAFTVRELTETVPIVTMAQKPESVDVLELAGSNHVVQLPVMLGRSLARRTMAGEVRANVIGRFGELIIAEAPVTGTPFVGKTLAESRLREVTGVNVVGVWQRGQFILPTPNTRIEPTTVLLLAGTTSQLEHFDSLFVIYNVFDRPVLILGGGRVGQAVAATLREREVPYRIVEKDPEQARHLDHVVLGSAADLEVLKRAGIDEAPTALITTNDDGINIYLTIYCRRLRPDMQIITRATMERNVSTLHRAGADFVMSYASMGANSIINLLERDDVVMLAEGLDVFRYPAGKELIGRSLRDTRIREETGCSVIALETTGGGTSVNPEPGTVIVEGTELILVGTADGERRFKQRFT, encoded by the coding sequence ATGAAGTTCCTGTCCTCTCAGCTCGCGTACTTCTTCGCCGACGCCACCGCCCGCCGCAACATCCGTGCGCTGTTGCGCCTGCTCCTGCTCCTGGCGGTGCTCGTCGTCAGCTACACGGTGGTGTTCCACGTGGTGATGGCGTGGGAGGGCCAGGAGCACTCATGGCTCACCGGCCTGTACTGGACCCTCACGGTGATGACCACACTCGGCTTCGGGGACATCACCTTTCAGTCGGACCTCGGCCGCTTCTTCTCGATCGTGGTGCTGCTGTCGGGGGTGATCTTCCTGCTGGTGTTGCTCCCCTTCACCTTCATCCAGTTCTTCTACTCCCCGTGGATGGAGGCGCAGCAGCAGCAGCGGGCACCTCGCCAGTTGCCAGAGACGACCTCCGGGCACGTGGTGCTCACCCACTACGGCCCGGTGACGATCTCCCTCATCTCCCGCCTGGAATTCTATGGGCGCGCCTACGTGGTGCTGGAGGAAGATCTCGCCCGCGCCCTGGAGCTCCATGATCGGGGGATCAAGGTGATGGTCGGTGCCCGGGACGATCAGCAGACGTACCGGAACCTGCGCATCGACCGCGCGGCGATGCTGGTCGCCGGCGGCGATGACTTCTTGAACACCAACATCGCCTTCACGGTGCGCGAACTCACCGAAACGGTGCCCATCGTGACCATGGCACAGAAGCCAGAGTCGGTGGACGTGCTGGAGCTGGCCGGCTCCAACCATGTGGTGCAGTTGCCGGTGATGCTCGGCCGGTCGCTGGCGCGGCGGACCATGGCGGGCGAGGTCCGGGCCAACGTGATCGGCCGATTCGGCGAGCTGATCATCGCCGAGGCGCCGGTCACCGGAACTCCCTTCGTGGGCAAGACGCTGGCCGAGTCCCGGCTCCGGGAGGTGACCGGGGTGAACGTGGTGGGCGTCTGGCAACGTGGACAGTTCATCCTGCCCACCCCGAACACCCGCATCGAACCCACCACCGTGCTGTTGCTGGCCGGGACCACCTCCCAGCTCGAGCACTTCGACAGCCTGTTCGTCATCTACAACGTCTTCGATCGCCCGGTGCTGATCCTCGGCGGTGGCCGTGTGGGTCAGGCGGTAGCCGCGACCCTCCGAGAGCGGGAGGTGCCGTATCGTATCGTCGAAAAGGATCCGGAGCAGGCCAGACATCTGGACCACGTGGTGCTCGGCTCCGCCGCGGATCTGGAGGTGCTCAAGCGCGCGGGGATCGACGAAGCACCCACCGCGCTGATCACCACCAACGATGACGGTATCAACATCTACCTGACCATCTATTGCCGGCGCCTGCGTCCGGACATGCAGATCATCACCCGCGCCACGATGGAGCGGAACGTTTCCACGCTCCATCGTGCCGGGGCGGACTTCGTCATGTCTTACGCCTCGATGGGCGCCAACTCCATCATCAACCTGCTCGAGAGGGATGACGTGGTGATGCTCGCCGAGGGGCTCGACGTCTTCCGCTATCCGGCGGGGAAGGAGCTGATCGGCCGGTCACTCCGGGACACCCGGATCCGAGAGGAGACGGGGTGCAGTGTGATCGCGCTCGAGACGACTGGCGGCGGGACCTCGGTGAACCCGGAGCCCGGGACCGTGATCGTGGAAGGGACGGAGCTCATCCTCGTCGGCACTGCGGACGGGGAGCGGCGGTTCAAGCAGCGGTTCACCTGA
- a CDS encoding DUF885 domain-containing protein yields the protein MRPVSTASFPAAIGHLALVLLLAAGCRDTAAPPEEERPRLPTADEVREELAPLAFDAFVERSFRILLRRSPESVVELGLERELDVGRTFLDDVSDAFAAETRAQQGVVLELLKGHDRAALSRTQQVTYDVYAWWLEERQRDARFEAQDYRINPTLASVNGGMELFFTDVHPLRDVADVESYVGRLGRVAEKLGQVEETLRRQEAAGVRLPQPLLRIVRPQLQSLSTMSPHSTPFYASLLERGTFLSGPDRERLLGRAEELVRTSVQPAYASLARLLAAQEPLAPTALGVWQLPDGEAYYAHTLRRHVTADVTAEELHQLGLRELEALHREMRARFTALGFPAGETIAQGLERAAQAGGTVPASQVVSTYTLIIEQAQARLGEAFDLVPSAAVEVVGGEAGGFYVPPSLDGSRPGAFFAAATRPEARFGMRTLAYHEAVPGHHLQLGVAQDLALPLVRRVVGFTGSTEGWALYAERLASELGWYQDDALGDVGRLQAEAFRAARLVVDTGIHDRRWTQAQAIQFMQDNVGFSQGAANGQVIRYAAWPGQATAYMTGALRLRALRERVRTTKGEAFELKAFHRAVLSHGSLPLELLERVVAADLGLP from the coding sequence ATGCGTCCCGTCTCCACTGCTTCTTTCCCGGCCGCCATCGGCCACCTCGCACTCGTGCTCCTCCTCGCCGCGGGGTGCCGCGACACCGCCGCTCCGCCCGAGGAGGAGCGGCCGCGGCTCCCCACGGCGGACGAGGTGCGCGAGGAGCTCGCGCCGCTCGCCTTCGACGCCTTCGTGGAGCGCTCCTTCCGCATCCTGCTCAGGCGCAGCCCGGAGAGCGTGGTGGAGCTCGGCCTGGAGCGCGAGCTGGACGTCGGCCGCACGTTCCTCGACGACGTGTCGGACGCCTTCGCCGCGGAGACGCGGGCCCAGCAGGGTGTGGTGCTCGAGCTGCTGAAGGGCCACGACCGTGCGGCCCTCTCGCGCACCCAGCAGGTGACGTACGACGTGTACGCGTGGTGGCTCGAGGAGCGCCAGCGAGACGCGCGCTTCGAGGCGCAGGACTACCGCATCAACCCGACCCTCGCCTCGGTCAACGGCGGCATGGAGCTGTTTTTCACGGACGTCCACCCGCTGCGCGACGTGGCGGACGTGGAGTCCTACGTCGGGAGGCTCGGGCGCGTCGCGGAGAAGCTCGGCCAGGTGGAGGAGACGCTGCGGAGGCAAGAAGCCGCGGGGGTGCGCCTGCCCCAGCCGCTGCTGCGCATCGTGCGCCCGCAGCTGCAGTCGCTGTCCACCATGAGCCCGCACAGCACGCCCTTCTACGCGTCACTCCTCGAGCGCGGCACGTTTCTCTCCGGGCCTGACCGGGAGCGCCTCCTCGGGCGCGCAGAGGAGCTCGTTCGGACGTCGGTACAGCCCGCGTACGCCTCGCTCGCGCGGCTCCTGGCAGCACAGGAGCCCCTGGCCCCCACCGCGCTCGGCGTCTGGCAGCTGCCGGACGGTGAGGCCTACTATGCCCACACCCTCCGCCGGCACGTGACCGCGGACGTCACGGCGGAGGAGCTGCACCAGCTCGGGCTTCGCGAACTCGAGGCGCTCCACCGGGAGATGCGCGCGCGCTTCACCGCGCTCGGCTTCCCGGCGGGGGAGACCATCGCCCAGGGCCTCGAGCGCGCGGCCCAGGCAGGGGGCACGGTCCCGGCAAGCCAGGTCGTCTCCACGTACACGCTCATCATCGAGCAGGCCCAGGCGCGGCTCGGTGAAGCCTTCGACCTCGTGCCGAGCGCCGCGGTGGAGGTGGTCGGCGGCGAGGCAGGCGGCTTCTACGTCCCCCCGTCGCTCGACGGCTCGCGGCCCGGTGCCTTCTTCGCCGCCGCAACCCGGCCCGAGGCCCGCTTCGGGATGCGCACTCTCGCCTATCACGAGGCCGTCCCCGGCCATCACCTGCAGCTCGGCGTCGCGCAGGACCTCGCGCTGCCGCTCGTGCGGCGGGTGGTGGGCTTCACGGGCTCCACGGAGGGCTGGGCCCTCTACGCGGAGCGCCTCGCGAGCGAGCTCGGCTGGTACCAGGATGACGCGCTGGGGGACGTGGGCCGGCTGCAGGCGGAGGCGTTCCGCGCCGCACGGCTGGTGGTGGACACGGGCATTCACGACCGCCGCTGGACCCAGGCCCAAGCCATCCAGTTCATGCAGGACAACGTGGGCTTCTCCCAGGGTGCCGCGAACGGGCAGGTCATCCGCTACGCCGCCTGGCCGGGTCAGGCCACCGCCTACATGACGGGCGCGCTGCGCCTGCGCGCCCTGCGGGAGCGCGTGCGCACGACGAAGGGTGAGGCGTTCGAGCTCAAGGCATTCCACCGCGCCGTGCTCTCGCACGGGAGCCTCCCGCTGGAGCTGCTCGAGCGCGTGGTGGCCGCGGACCTCGGACTTCCCTGA